The following are from one region of the Dreissena polymorpha isolate Duluth1 chromosome 2, UMN_Dpol_1.0, whole genome shotgun sequence genome:
- the LOC127868171 gene encoding uncharacterized protein LOC127868171 isoform X1 has protein sequence MAIHFWANLVLELSVGLWGMVIHGGIDGFSRLVVFLRMSTNNRAETVMDCFTEATANYGIPSRVRCDHGGENKDVALFMNSHHGESRGSCITGKSVHNQRIERFWRDLYTGCSFRFKDLFHKLEEEGVLDLNSGVHLWSLHYIFLPRINRSLDQFVQGWNNHRLSSERGKTPNQLFVQGVIQNRGSNQTGVSEILHEPDMTEYYGVDWDGPVPQEDGEVEVSGLPCPVSNERLLQLKRTIDPLGHSEDGFGVDLYRRTVDFCNEIVE, from the exons ATGGCAATCCACTTCTGGGCCA ATTTAGTTCTTGAACTGTCTGTGGGTCT GTGGGGCATGGTCATACATGGTGGCATAGATGGATTTAGCCGTTTGGTAGTGTTCCTAAGAATGTCCACCAACAATCGGGCAGAGACTGTCATGGACTGCTTTACTGAGGCAACTGCAAATTATGGAATACCTTCTCGTGTCAGATGTGACCATGGTGGAGAAAACAAGGATGTAGCTTTGTTTATGAACTCTCATCATGGTGAGTCAAGGGGAAGCTGCATTACAGGGAAATCAGTCCACAATCAGCGCATAGAGAGATTCTGGCGTGACCTCTACACAGGGTGTTCTTTCCGTTTCAAGGACTTGTTTCACAAGCTAGAAGAAGAGGGAGTGTTGGATTTGAACAGCGGTGTTCACTTGTGGAGTTTGCACTATATATTCTTGCCACGAATTAACAGATCTCTGGACCAGTTTGTTCAGGGTTGGAACAACCACAGGCTGAGCAGTGAGCGTGGCAAAACTCCCAATCAGTTGTTTGTGCAGGGGGTTATCCAGAATAGAGGATCAAACCAAACTGGTGTCAGCGAAATACTTCATGAACCAGACATGACAGAGTACTATGGTGTTGATTGGGATGGTCCAGTTCCACAAGAAGATGGAGAAGTTGAGGTGTCAGGATTGCCTTGTCCAGTGAGTAATGAACGCCTACTTCAGCTGAAGAGAACCATTGATCCTCTTGGACACTCAGAAGATGGCTTCGGAGTTGATTTGTACAGAAGAACTGTAGATTTTTGCAACGAGATAGTAGAATAG
- the LOC127868171 gene encoding uncharacterized protein LOC127868171 isoform X2, translated as MNLEEFLRNSQRVMRDVTRSLSTSPSVDTLNSSSIRLDALCRNINRMSAQFPECSSLLNDVIEIQDIIGSMKREQQEQNVTMRPSYDGSQRMGRPRFHIPKEQLELLLELRFTDADIANMIGVSISVIKRRLREYGLGRQNQYTTISNEDLDTHVLRLTHGNPLLGQFSS; from the exons ATGAATCTTGAAGAGTTTTTACGTAATTCGCAACGAGTGATGAGGGACGTCACGCGCTCTTTATCAACATCTCCATCAGTGGATACCCTGAATTCGTCGAGCATTCGTTTAGATGCTCTTTGTAGAAATATCAACAG GATGTCTGCCCAGTTTCCAGAGTGCAGCAGTCTTCTAAACGATGTCATTGaaattcaagatattattggttcCATGAAAAG GGAACAACAGGAGCAGAATGTAACAATGAGACCTTCTTACGATGGCAGTCAGAGAATGGGTCGACCTCGTTTCCATATTCCCAAGGAACAGCTGGAGCTTCTACTTGAACTCAGATTTACTGATGCTGATATTGCTAATATGATTGGTGTTAGCATTTCAGTCATCAAACGTCGTTTAAG AGAATATGGTCTGGGTCGTCAAAATCAGTATACCACTATATCCAACGAGGACTTGGACACGCATGTTCTCAGATTGACACATGGCAATCCACTTCTGGGCCA ATTTAGTTCTTGA